The following coding sequences lie in one Rutidosis leptorrhynchoides isolate AG116_Rl617_1_P2 chromosome 4, CSIRO_AGI_Rlap_v1, whole genome shotgun sequence genomic window:
- the LOC139843166 gene encoding uncharacterized protein has protein sequence MDGSFQYSREEQVEPQIEPAPVSRFEFVNEGEGSNSFPFDDDQEASWVFYDKEIVTTNLDTIVVFENGPEIEEGFDTFKFVFWAFGPAIKAFKMFIPMICIDGTHLKGSYKGKLFTAVAKNANNQLLPIAFALVDEESNESWVWFLQMLQENVIGNEKLCVISDRHPGILHAMGAQTYGWEHRYCLRHIRSNLLGKYTKVKSLKHLCWTVGSTTNQILYKNAFRALKQASVEAWQYLQDADVGKWTVYRDSQRSRLGNTTTNIVESLNNVFRHAHMIPIKACIEYTFDYTRQHFYDQSREARLCNSPLSKNMFNVFNERAKRAQRYKTTYYHEQQGIYKVHSTYQRSGEDGTDYTVEFKKKRCSCGIWQQQRLPCSHAISVCSLLNEDINKQISKKYTTPTWREQYSDHFNPLRDASYWTHIEWKIMADPSRLINYRGRKQSKRMKNQMDEREKQKPKCGICRVEGHNRNTCPTTRMP, from the exons atggacgggtcgtttcaatacA GTAGAGAGGAGCAAGTGGAACCACAAATTGAGCCTGCCCCAGTTTCACGTTTCGAGTTTGTTAATGAAGGTGAGGGTAGTAATAGTTTTCCATTCGATGACGACCAAGAAGCTTCATGGGTTTTTTATGATAAGGAGATCG TTACTACCAATCTAGACACAATTGTTGTGTTTGAAAATGGACCTGAAATTGAAGAAGGTTTCGACACCTTTAAATTTGTGTTTTGGGCATTCGGTCCAGCCATTAAAGCGTTTAAAATGTTTATTCCAATGATTTGCATCGATGGCACCCATTTAAAAGGTAGTTATAAGGGTAAATTGTTTACAGCGGTTGCCAAAAATGCTAACAATCAACTTTTACCCATTGCCTTTGCCCTAGTTGATGAAGAAAGTAATGAAAGTTGGGTTTGGTTTTTGCAAATGCTCCAAGAAAATGTTATTGGAAACGAAAAGTTGTGTGTCATCTCTGATCGACACCCAGGTATCTTACATGCAATGGGTGCTCAAACATATGGTTGGGAACATAGGTACTGCTTGCGTCACATTCGTAGCAACTTGTTGGGAAAATACACTAAAGTGAAATCGCTGAAACACTTGTGTTGGACAGTCGGTTCAACAACAAATCAAATATTGTACAAGAATGCTTTCAGAGCCCTGAAACAAGCTAGTGTTGAGGCTTGGCAATATTTGCAAGATGCTGATGTAGGCAAATGGACTGTGTATAGGGACAGTCAGAGGAGTCGTTTGGGTAACACAACGACAAATATTGTTGAGTCCCTCAACAATGTGTTCCGTCATGCCCATATGATTCCGATCAAAGCGTGTATCGAATATACATTTGATTACACCAGACAACACTTCTACGATCAAAGTCGAGAAGCAAGGCTATGTAATTCACCACTTTCGAAGAACATGTTTAACGTCTTTAACGAACGGGCAAAAAGAGCTCAACGTTACAAAACAACATATTATCACGAACAACAAGGTATCTACAAGGTTCATTCAACTTATCAAAGAAGTGGTGAAGATGGCACCGATTACACAGTggagtttaaaaagaaaaggtgttcatgtgGTATTTGGCAACAACAAAGATTACCTTGCTCTCATGCCATTTCCGTATGTAGCCTTCTAAACGAGGATATAAATAAACAAATCAGTAAAAAGTATACAACTCCTACATGGAGAGAGCAATATAGCGATCATTTTAATCCATTAAGAGATGCGAGCTACTGGACACATATAGAATGGAAAATTATGGCCGATCCATCAAGATTGATTAATTACAGGGGGCGGAAGCAATCAAAACGTATGAAGAACCAGATGGATGAACGTGAAAAGCAAAAACCAAAGTGTGGTATATGCAGGGTTGAAGGTCACAATAGGAACACCTGTCCAACTACTAGAATGCCATAG